In a single window of the Papaver somniferum cultivar HN1 chromosome 8, ASM357369v1, whole genome shotgun sequence genome:
- the LOC113303793 gene encoding glycosyl hydrolase 5 family protein-like, translated as MVKFLKILLLLVSLFFFSASVSYSLPLSTNGRWVVDAPTGDRVKLRCVNWASHMQTMLAEGLDKKPLPDIVKSMSSLGFNCVRFTWATYMFTKPSNGNLTVDESFKRLGLLEAKAGIALNNPGLLKLTVLEAYEVVVDELGKQGIMVILDNHVSKPQWCCGDGDDNGFFGDKFFDPKEWLQGLAIVANRFKGKPQVVAMSMRNELRGPHQNKDVWYRYVRLGGETIHKLNPKLLVIISGLGYDTDLSFLRNVTLRTNFGNKLVYEGHWYAFTDGRRKDWVNKTPDQICAITMKEFDDKLEFVTLGKNPIPLFLSEFGVDQRGLNDGDNRFLSCFLAYASEKDLDWAMWALQGSYYIKNDVANFDETYGVLDKNWDQPRNPKFRERYRLIEDILQDPRSNLPRDQIIYHPLSGHCLLVDDKNSSNTQASDCLNRSHWSYAGNQTQVKLTGTSKCLKVEGNGLPVTVSDDCSSVWKVIADSNIRLATTDKEGRSLCLDYDLSKSSVVLSNECLCADDESSNCKENPETQWFKLIETNVK; from the exons ATGGTGAAATTCTTGAAAATACTTCTTCTTTTAgtatctttatttttcttttctgcatCTGTTTCTTATTCATTACCACTCTCAACTAATGGGAGATGGGTAGTGGATGCACCAACAGGCGATCGCGTTAAGCTTCGATGTGTAAACTGGGCGTCTCACATGCAAACCATGTTGGCAGAAGGACTCGATAAGAAACCATTACCAGACATAGTGAAATCAATGTCTTCATTAGGTTTCAATTGTGTTCGATTCACGTGGGCAACTTATATGTTCACAAAACCATCTAATGGAAATCTTACTGTTGATGAATCATTCAAACGGTTAGGACTCTTGGAAGCTAAAGCTGGGATAGCTTTGAACAACCCTGGTCTGTTGAAGTTAACAGTACTTGAAGCTTATGAAGTAGTTGTTGATGAGCTAGGTAAGCAGGGAATCATGGTGATCTTGGATAATCATGTTAGTAAGCCACAATGGTGTTGTGGTGACGGTGATGATAATGGATTTTTCGGAGATAAGTTTTTTGATCCAAAAGAATGGCTACAGGGTTTAGCTATCGTGGCGAATCGGTTCAAGGGTAAACCTCAG GTTGTGGCTATGAGCATGAGGAATGAACTACGAGGGCCTCACCAAAACAAAGATGTTTGGTACCGATATGTCCGTCTGGGTGGAGAAACAATCCACAAACTGAACCCAAAACTACTAGTTATCATTTCAGGATTGGGTTATGATACAGATTTGAGCTTCTTAAGAAACGTAACTCTACGCACCAATTTTGGTAACAAGTTGGTCTACGAGGGCCACTGGTACGCGTTCACCGACGGGCGAAGGAAAGACTGGGTGAATAAGACACCAGATCAAATATGTGCAATTACAATGAAAGAGTTTGATGATAAACTCGAGTTTGTTACGCTAGGAAAGAATCCAATTCCTCTATTTTTGAGTGAATTTGGTGTAGACCAGCGAGGCCTGAATGATGGGGATAATCGGTTTTTAAGTTGTTTTCTTGCTTATGCATCCGAAAAGGATTTAGATTGGGCAATGTGGGCATTGCAAGGAAGTTATTACATAAAGAACGATGTAGCTAATTTTGACGAAACTTATGGTGTTCTGGATAAAAATTGGGATCAGCCTAGAAACCCCAAGTTCAGAGAAAGATACAGGCTCATTGAAGATATATTACAAG ATCCAAGATCAAACTTGCCAAGGGATCAGATTATATATCACCCGCTAAGCGGCCATTGTTTACTCGTAGATGATAAGAATAGCAGCAATACTCAAGCTAGTGATTGTTTGAATCGGAGTCATTGGAGCTATGCTGGTAACCAAACTCAAGTAAAATTGACAGGCACCTCAAAATGTTTGAAGGTTGAAGGAAATGGCCTTCCTGTGACAGTTTCGGATGACTGTTCAAGTGTTTGGAAGGTGATTGCAGATTCCAATATACGTTTAGCCACCACTGATAAAGAAGGGCGATCGCTTTGCTTGGATTACGACCTTTCAAAATCTTCTGTAGTTTTGAGTAATGAATGCTTATGTGCTGATGATGAATCTAGCAATTGTAAAGAGAATCCTGAGACTCAGTGGTTCAAACTTATAGAAACAAATGTCAAATAG